GGCCAGGGCACGACCGGCGCAGAGCTCGCGCGCGCGAGCGATCTCCGCGTGCCAGGTCGCGAGGGCTTCGCGCAAGGTGGCGCCCTCAGCCAGTTCGAAGCCGCCGTCGGGGCCGTCCGGGTCGGCCCGCGGGTCGTAGATGGGCGGGACCTGTTCGCCGGCGAACACGCGGCGGAACCAGTTCCGCTCCACCTCGGCCATGTGCTGGACGAGGCCGGTCAGCGTGAAGCCCGACGGTGGCACGGACGCGGTGGCGGCCTGCTCGTCGTCCAGATCCTCACACTTCATGGCGAGTGTCGTGCGATGAAAGTCGAGCCAGCTCTCGAGCACGGTTCGCTCGTCGGCGTTCAGCGGCGGCACAGGGCGTTCGATGGTGGACATCGGTCGATTATCGCCAGCGGCCGAAGTCGTCGACAGGCAGGGCCGCTTAGCAGAGCGAACGTCGCCTGGCGCGGCATCAGGTGTGCTGTTCGGGAAGCGCGTCGAGCTGGTGGTCCGCCCAGACGTAGGTCGCGGGCAGCAGGTCGGCGATGGGGACGGTCCGGACGCGGTCGCCCTCGCCGACGATGACCCCGATGGTGGGGAAGTAGTCGAGCAGGACCTGCCGGCACCGGCCGCACGGCGGCACCACGCCTCGGTCGCGGTCGCCCACGGCGACGATCACGTCCAGGTCGTAGGCGCCCTGCGCGGCCGCGGTGCCGATGAGGACCAACTCGGCGCAGGGCCCTCCGGTGAAGTGATAGGCATTCACGGCGGTGACGATCCGACCGTCCCGGGCGCGGGCCGCGGCGGCCATGGTGTGGTTGTCGCCGCGACAGCGCGTGCGGGCGACGTGGGCCGCGGCCTGGATGAGTTCGTGATCGACGGGGTGGCTCTGCGAGATCATCCGCTCAGCCTCTCCCGCCCACCCTCCCCAGCACCAGCTCCGCCAGCTCGCCCGGGCCCAACTCGCCGTCCAGGAACACCGTGTCGGCGGGGAGGGTGTCGGCGGCGGCCGTGCACATCGCGATGCGGTCCTTGCACCACCGGCGGACCCGTTCGTCCTGCTCGGGGTCGTCCGGGGTGAAGCTGCGGCCGTCGATGCGGGCGGTCAGCACGTCCTCGGGGACCCGGAGGAAGAAGTGGTGGAGGGGGATGCCGGCGGCTTCGATCGTGCCGAACACCTCGGCCATGTAG
This genomic stretch from Streptomyces deccanensis harbors:
- a CDS encoding DinB family protein, whose translation is MSTIERPVPPLNADERTVLESWLDFHRTTLAMKCEDLDDEQAATASVPPSGFTLTGLVQHMAEVERNWFRRVFAGEQVPPIYDPRADPDGPDGGFELAEGATLREALATWHAEIARARELCAGRALADTGRFMDQDVNLRWIYVHMIEEYARHNGHADLLRERIDGTTGV
- a CDS encoding cytidine deaminase gives rise to the protein MISQSHPVDHELIQAAAHVARTRCRGDNHTMAAAARARDGRIVTAVNAYHFTGGPCAELVLIGTAAAQGAYDLDVIVAVGDRDRGVVPPCGRCRQVLLDYFPTIGVIVGEGDRVRTVPIADLLPATYVWADHQLDALPEQHT
- a CDS encoding AAA family ATPase produces the protein MIVWVNGAFGSGKSTLVEELRGRWPDALVFDPEVIGYVLREIVEVPTGDFQDLRLWRRQVAGFLVGLAEEYGQRTVLVPMTLVKPDYMAEVFGTIEAAGIPLHHFFLRVPEDVLTARIDGRSFTPDDPEQDERVRRWCKDRIAMCTAAADTLPADTVFLDGELGPGELAELVLGRVGGRG